From Anopheles darlingi chromosome 2, idAnoDarlMG_H_01, whole genome shotgun sequence, the proteins below share one genomic window:
- the LOC125951392 gene encoding uncharacterized protein LOC125951392: protein MTDVSAKTEKTAVATEKEVESDEATPQVAPVETEESTTTTTTTADKPTEKSDEAATGAADATDEAAEKNGQEEETAATKDNGVATTEEDASEAEPKESTEDDEEEEGKEEGAEKAAEATKRKAGEAKVDGAEVDGTEEHTTPEKKAKLDEGSDAKAAEEIST, encoded by the exons AAAC CGAAAAGACCGCGGTCGCCACCGAGAAAGAGGTCGAGTCCGATGAGGCGACGCCACAAGTCGCGCCGGTAGAGACAGAAGagtccaccactaccaccaccaccactgctgacAAACCCACCGAGAAATCTGACGAAGCGGCCACCGGCGCCGCCGACGCCACGGACGAGGCAGCGGAGAAGAACggtcaggaggaggagacagCGGCCACAAAAGACAACGGTGTAGCCACCACCGAGGAGGACGCCTCCGAGGCCGAGCCGAAAGAGTccaccgaggacgacgaggaggaggagggcaaaGAGGAGGGTGCCGAGAAGGCCGCCGAGGCCACCAAGAGGAAAGCCGGTGAGGCCAAGGTTGATGGCGCCGAGGTGGACGGCACCGAGGAACACACGACGcccgaaaagaaagcaaagctGGACGAGGGCAGCGATGCTAAAGCGGCCGAAGAAATTTCCACTTAG